A genome region from Pseudoalteromonas tetraodonis includes the following:
- a CDS encoding serine/threonine-protein kinase, which produces MSSSQFSQSELELQKGFIEKAKRVFEVIKSVARFKTSDSDVTANELKNTYAYLCQEYNTYIAYQQNCLQLCDFILKWLCEPEQFQQEFNSKDVKVDSFLNNVKVNGQYLKAEIYNFMALLETENVGGTKSTHNWSQQVRVLERHSSDFKLFLADKHLHAFPDLIELDRNVLLLGFLRYCINDGRTILEESFHHSVNNDDAERPDRFSKILTAKHWRESFSNNKKLFNRLILRVCGLHQIEFASLKNSRLKFFAKLDALDNDLTAFMNDFSDILGIRYYQDKLKIDSDDIVWNWFKKEKFLDLLGLFEKEKVYLQLIELEPESSDFLPLEKQALGTRLGLPFKSDEIDQEKLWMIVGEPNTAYLRVLIDLARLADNFDEFKMLVVKEFEPTFTISTKENKTTKFEEKAKELKQKALEQLLKPSMEMGEGNYNKTQLSQSFFQLFGKSKKQRSSFVNLYIKYVDQTYCLDSDRYQAKAFPGKSDLKILLNEVDEVSFSNSHFAECFSGYLAINSQMGAVVRDLHDYIERDNQSLLIKHSLDAMMESFNQPGNATKTLTEIISLIDEKVSNETFSQNENEDDFVSFKDLSGFSTEHTNFIPSDTTFVVVYRLNVLLRLMINTAISEETPSINALIEQSLQEEFECTYRACFIRQSIFEELSAKNRKKALQGYRTYRDQQIELAKIYVTVKLAISGKPDTDRALLDATKSLAKTYFKTTGKPNDVKALTKMLDKEDNVKKIFGEPFSRIQIHLEQLLYLLEENGSVLSSDFLTKESLGKLFDPGSDDIDSLKYLLFSSNVIESVWNELVTIDDDLFFAVLVSRMLDKTSPKISERNNVPHYFSGSHKNSILKQITNFDYESLLFPATDEQHEVLNTKLDTLKKLRKFNDERFEIQNINPNLSEKLGTGAFGVVYLCRDKLLQTDVAIKLIPTWGDDERIKKKLISEAAIMRQCQGEHVVTVFDLHKFNTRHFEFNNGCVESEIQRLNDDTVFGIVMEYVEGAETLETFSKSKEFGSFNLNEKLELFLQICGGVEQAHNLPSPIIHADIKPSNVLIDKRAGAAVPKLTDFGIASKTGAYLGASSGEVYSSPNILNGGKACIKDDIYSLGMLLLYILYPKIIEAVQSNVSDWEIKDKLIELLFWVVKTEQENIDDCKDGYESFILKHLVSKDLLSRLSCFSEVITTLFDYQYKLSDDSLSPIKSILSSLIGNRDISEFDCVDTEARFSSSVAPHGSVREFSFQIGICKSLGVVDTKTVATYGGRVLTLESYNAIPKCDLIKAARLSNYQRPELELFCAIAADTSKQRKRTYLGRLWDFESGSKGKVFGFESPGFVHAEMLERTYIFDMELIAAIKKIHYSEFSVEEFYNVLSKLAIRDRLEEFDPIELPVNLESFLRKCTLTNRLCSKAYSELRICFKALTEQCMSKSFMNGVKVINSLSVGSLKALRLSFEQSNNAEGMLELLVADGLHDWNGEGVEKVVNIVYGDEYGLVGWFLSHGRNMEEWELLIGAMAIAEESSTYISIITQTIEKFLVSEAYEKLAVELKELGFLVNAHKQISDNNVLARLF; this is translated from the coding sequence ATGAGCAGCAGTCAATTTAGTCAAAGTGAACTTGAGCTTCAAAAAGGATTTATAGAAAAGGCCAAAAGGGTTTTTGAGGTCATCAAAAGCGTTGCGCGATTTAAAACTTCTGACTCTGATGTAACTGCTAATGAGCTAAAAAATACATACGCTTATCTGTGCCAAGAATATAATACTTATATAGCCTATCAACAAAACTGTTTACAGCTTTGTGATTTTATTTTGAAGTGGCTATGTGAGCCCGAGCAGTTTCAACAAGAGTTCAACTCGAAAGACGTTAAAGTCGATAGCTTTTTAAATAACGTTAAGGTAAATGGGCAGTATTTAAAAGCTGAGATCTACAATTTTATGGCGCTGTTGGAAACAGAAAACGTTGGGGGCACCAAGTCGACACATAACTGGTCTCAACAAGTTAGAGTGCTTGAAAGGCACAGTAGTGACTTTAAATTATTCCTTGCTGATAAGCACTTACATGCTTTCCCCGATCTAATTGAATTAGACCGCAATGTATTGTTGTTAGGTTTTTTACGTTACTGTATTAATGATGGTCGCACAATTTTAGAAGAAAGCTTTCATCATTCAGTGAACAATGATGATGCAGAGCGGCCCGACCGTTTCAGTAAAATTTTGACGGCAAAACACTGGAGGGAGTCTTTTTCCAATAATAAAAAGTTGTTCAATAGACTCATTTTACGGGTTTGCGGTCTGCACCAAATAGAGTTTGCCTCACTTAAAAATTCCCGATTGAAATTCTTCGCCAAATTAGATGCATTGGATAATGACTTAACCGCTTTTATGAACGACTTCTCTGACATCCTGGGCATTCGTTACTATCAAGATAAATTAAAAATCGACTCCGATGACATCGTTTGGAATTGGTTTAAGAAGGAAAAATTTTTAGATTTACTTGGCTTATTTGAAAAAGAGAAAGTCTACCTGCAACTAATTGAATTGGAACCGGAAAGTTCAGATTTTTTACCTCTGGAAAAACAAGCGCTGGGGACAAGGTTAGGCTTGCCATTCAAGTCAGATGAAATTGACCAGGAAAAGTTGTGGATGATCGTTGGTGAGCCAAACACCGCTTACTTAAGAGTGCTAATTGATTTAGCAAGGCTCGCGGACAATTTTGATGAATTTAAAATGTTAGTGGTAAAGGAATTTGAGCCAACGTTCACAATTTCAACGAAGGAAAATAAAACAACCAAATTTGAGGAAAAAGCAAAAGAGTTAAAGCAAAAAGCTTTGGAGCAACTGCTTAAACCTTCAATGGAAATGGGAGAAGGTAATTATAATAAAACGCAGTTATCTCAATCCTTCTTTCAACTGTTTGGCAAGTCAAAAAAACAACGCTCAAGTTTTGTTAATTTGTATATAAAATACGTGGATCAAACCTATTGTTTGGACAGCGACAGATATCAAGCCAAAGCCTTTCCAGGCAAGAGTGATTTAAAAATTTTATTAAACGAAGTAGACGAGGTGTCTTTTTCCAATAGTCACTTTGCTGAATGTTTCAGCGGCTATTTAGCAATCAACTCTCAAATGGGAGCCGTTGTCCGAGACTTGCACGATTACATCGAACGAGACAACCAGTCATTGTTAATCAAGCATTCGCTAGACGCCATGATGGAAAGCTTTAATCAGCCAGGTAATGCGACTAAGACCCTAACGGAAATAATTAGTCTTATTGATGAGAAAGTTAGCAATGAAACTTTTTCTCAAAATGAAAACGAGGACGATTTTGTTTCATTTAAAGACTTATCAGGCTTTTCTACAGAGCACACAAATTTTATCCCCTCTGACACTACTTTCGTTGTTGTTTATCGCTTAAATGTTTTATTGCGATTGATGATTAACACGGCAATTTCTGAAGAAACTCCGTCTATTAACGCGCTAATTGAGCAAAGCTTGCAAGAAGAGTTTGAGTGTACTTACCGAGCTTGTTTTATCCGTCAGTCGATATTCGAAGAATTAAGCGCTAAAAATAGAAAAAAGGCGTTACAAGGTTATCGCACTTATCGAGATCAACAAATTGAGCTTGCTAAGATTTATGTCACTGTGAAACTCGCCATTAGTGGCAAGCCAGACACTGATCGGGCTTTACTAGATGCGACTAAATCATTAGCCAAAACCTATTTTAAAACCACAGGAAAACCTAATGATGTAAAGGCATTAACTAAAATGCTGGATAAGGAGGATAATGTTAAAAAGATATTTGGCGAACCATTTTCACGCATTCAAATCCACCTTGAACAGCTCCTTTATTTGTTAGAGGAGAACGGTTCTGTTTTATCATCTGACTTCTTAACTAAAGAGTCTTTGGGGAAATTATTCGACCCAGGAAGTGATGACATTGATAGTCTCAAATATTTGCTGTTTTCATCCAACGTGATTGAATCTGTATGGAATGAATTAGTCACCATTGATGACGATTTATTCTTCGCTGTTTTAGTTTCGAGAATGTTAGATAAAACGTCTCCAAAAATTTCTGAACGAAATAATGTTCCTCACTATTTCTCGGGTTCACACAAAAACAGCATTTTAAAACAAATTACAAATTTCGATTATGAAAGCCTGCTTTTTCCCGCAACTGACGAACAACACGAAGTATTGAATACGAAGTTAGACACGCTTAAGAAGCTTCGAAAATTTAATGACGAGCGATTTGAAATTCAAAATATAAACCCTAATTTATCGGAAAAACTTGGAACTGGGGCCTTTGGTGTTGTTTATCTATGCAGAGACAAATTATTACAGACCGATGTAGCAATAAAGCTTATTCCTACTTGGGGTGACGATGAACGGATTAAAAAAAAGCTAATATCAGAAGCAGCTATAATGAGGCAATGCCAAGGCGAACACGTAGTTACAGTGTTTGACTTACATAAGTTCAATACCCGTCACTTTGAGTTCAATAATGGCTGCGTGGAAAGTGAAATCCAACGTCTTAATGATGACACAGTTTTTGGTATCGTCATGGAGTATGTTGAAGGAGCCGAAACACTTGAAACATTTTCTAAATCAAAAGAGTTTGGCTCGTTCAACCTTAACGAAAAGTTAGAACTTTTTCTTCAGATATGTGGCGGTGTTGAGCAAGCTCATAATTTGCCATCTCCCATTATTCATGCCGATATTAAGCCATCAAATGTCTTGATAGACAAAAGAGCAGGTGCGGCAGTTCCTAAGCTAACGGATTTTGGAATAGCCAGTAAGACGGGCGCTTATTTGGGAGCCAGTTCAGGGGAGGTGTATTCGTCGCCTAATATATTAAATGGAGGGAAAGCCTGCATTAAAGACGACATTTACAGCTTAGGAATGCTTCTTCTTTACATTCTTTATCCCAAAATTATAGAGGCAGTGCAAAGTAATGTGTCGGACTGGGAAATTAAAGATAAGTTAATTGAGCTACTTTTCTGGGTTGTTAAAACAGAGCAGGAAAATATAGACGATTGTAAAGATGGTTATGAATCGTTCATTCTTAAACACCTTGTCTCTAAAGACCTTCTTAGTCGGTTATCGTGCTTTTCCGAAGTTATAACAACATTGTTTGACTATCAATATAAACTGTCGGATGACTCTTTATCACCGATTAAGTCTATTTTGTCATCGTTGATTGGAAATAGAGATATAAGTGAGTTTGACTGTGTAGACACTGAAGCAAGATTTAGTTCCTCTGTTGCTCCACATGGCAGTGTTCGCGAATTCTCTTTCCAGATTGGAATCTGCAAGAGCCTGGGAGTTGTCGATACAAAAACCGTCGCAACGTATGGCGGTAGAGTTTTGACTTTGGAAAGTTATAACGCTATCCCGAAGTGTGATCTCATTAAGGCCGCAAGGCTCTCAAATTATCAAAGGCCTGAATTGGAACTATTTTGCGCCATAGCTGCTGACACGTCTAAGCAAAGAAAGAGAACTTACTTAGGGCGTTTATGGGACTTTGAAAGCGGCTCAAAAGGCAAGGTATTTGGATTCGAATCGCCTGGCTTTGTTCACGCTGAAATGCTCGAACGGACTTATATTTTTGACATGGAGTTAATTGCAGCTATAAAAAAAATCCATTACTCAGAGTTTAGCGTGGAAGAATTTTACAATGTCCTCAGTAAGTTAGCTATACGGGATCGGTTAGAAGAGTTTGACCCCATCGAGCTACCAGTCAACTTGGAATCTTTTTTAAGGAAATGCACATTAACAAACAGACTTTGCTCGAAAGCATATTCCGAGCTGAGGATTTGTTTTAAGGCCTTGACTGAGCAATGTATGTCAAAATCATTTATGAATGGGGTGAAAGTTATTAACTCGCTCTCTGTCGGTAGTTTGAAAGCGCTAAGGCTGAGCTTTGAGCAATCGAATAACGCTGAAGGAATGTTGGAGTTACTTGTCGCCGATGGGCTACATGATTGGAATGGAGAAGGTGTCGAAAAGGTCGTCAATATTGTTTATGGCGATGAATACGGATTAGTGGGGTGGTTCTTGTCCCATGGACGCAACATGGAAGAGTGGGAGTTACTCATTGGGGCCATGGCAATCGCTGAAGAGTCATCCACTTATATAAGTATCATAACCCAAACCATAGAGAAGTTTTTAGTGAGTGAAGCATATGAAAAACTTGCAGTTGAACTAAAAGAGCTCGGTTTTTTGGTAAACGCCCACAAGCAGATAAGTGACAATAATGTTTTGGCTCGTTTATTCTAA
- the glmS gene encoding glutamine--fructose-6-phosphate transaminase (isomerizing) translates to MCGIVGAVAERPVNKILVEGLKRLEYRGYDSAGVALLEGNTLNTVKAVGKVVNLESALEQAGVSGHTGIAHTRWATHGGVTEANAHPHVSSNQLALVHNGIIENHASLRAALKGDGYEFLSDTDTEVMVHLIHQLRQQHTTLLASVQAAVKQFEGAFGTVVFDKANDNEIIVARSGSPLVIGLGLGENFIASDQLALLPVTRSFIFLEEGDVARITRDTVEIFDADGNAVEREVVESNITQDASGKGDYRHYMLKEIYEQPLAVRNTLEGRLNDDRVAIDAFGDSAQQIFKDVKHVQIIACGTSYHSGMVARYWLEQFAGVSCNVEIASEFRYRQSFVHENSLLVTISQSGETADTLAALRLAKEQGYMGSMTICNVPGSSLVRESDLAFMTKAGAEIGVASTKAFTTQLVGLLMLTASIAQEKGLDQSTIVNAIKLLPAKLEETLLLADGIADLAEEFADKHHSLFLGRGSQYPIAMEGALKLKEISYIHAEAYAAGELKHGPLALIDADMPIIVVAPNNELLEKLKSNVEEVRARGGIIYVFADKDSHFESDDTMRVINVNHVDDVIAPVVYTIPLQLLSYYVAVIKGTDVDQPRNLAKSVTVE, encoded by the coding sequence ATGTGTGGAATCGTTGGGGCTGTTGCAGAACGTCCAGTAAATAAAATCTTAGTTGAAGGCCTTAAGCGTCTTGAGTACCGTGGTTATGACTCAGCAGGTGTAGCTTTACTTGAAGGCAATACTCTTAATACAGTTAAAGCAGTAGGTAAGGTTGTAAACTTAGAGTCAGCACTTGAACAAGCTGGTGTTAGCGGTCACACAGGTATTGCACACACTCGTTGGGCAACTCATGGCGGTGTAACTGAAGCCAATGCTCACCCACATGTTTCAAGCAATCAATTAGCGCTTGTACATAATGGAATCATTGAAAACCACGCAAGCTTGCGTGCAGCACTTAAAGGCGACGGTTACGAGTTTTTATCAGACACCGACACTGAAGTCATGGTGCATTTAATTCATCAGTTACGTCAGCAGCACACGACTTTATTAGCGTCAGTTCAAGCAGCTGTTAAACAGTTTGAAGGCGCATTTGGTACCGTTGTGTTTGATAAAGCGAATGATAACGAAATTATTGTAGCGCGCTCAGGCAGCCCGTTAGTTATTGGTTTAGGCCTTGGTGAAAACTTTATTGCTTCTGATCAGCTTGCATTATTACCGGTAACTCGCAGCTTTATCTTCTTAGAAGAAGGTGATGTAGCGCGTATTACTCGCGACACGGTAGAGATTTTTGATGCAGATGGCAACGCGGTTGAGCGTGAAGTTGTTGAATCAAACATCACACAAGATGCATCAGGTAAAGGTGATTACCGTCACTACATGCTAAAAGAAATTTATGAGCAGCCACTTGCAGTACGTAACACCCTTGAAGGACGTTTAAACGACGATCGCGTAGCGATTGATGCCTTTGGCGACAGTGCACAGCAAATATTTAAAGACGTAAAACACGTACAAATTATTGCCTGTGGAACGTCATATCACTCAGGTATGGTTGCTCGTTACTGGCTTGAGCAATTTGCAGGTGTTAGCTGTAACGTAGAAATTGCCTCTGAGTTCCGTTACCGTCAATCGTTTGTACACGAAAATAGCCTGCTAGTAACGATTTCACAGTCAGGTGAAACGGCTGATACTTTAGCTGCACTGCGTTTAGCTAAAGAGCAAGGCTATATGGGGTCAATGACTATTTGTAACGTACCAGGCTCATCGCTTGTACGAGAATCAGACCTTGCCTTTATGACCAAAGCTGGTGCTGAAATTGGTGTAGCCTCTACTAAAGCATTTACTACGCAGCTTGTTGGTTTGTTAATGCTTACTGCGTCTATTGCGCAGGAAAAAGGCTTAGATCAAAGCACGATTGTTAACGCTATTAAACTGCTACCAGCTAAATTAGAGGAAACGCTATTGTTGGCTGATGGTATTGCAGACCTTGCAGAAGAGTTTGCTGATAAGCACCACTCACTGTTTTTAGGTCGCGGTTCACAATACCCAATCGCAATGGAAGGCGCGCTTAAGCTTAAAGAGATTTCATACATCCACGCTGAAGCCTATGCAGCAGGTGAGCTTAAACACGGTCCATTAGCACTTATTGATGCAGACATGCCAATTATTGTTGTAGCACCAAACAATGAATTGCTTGAAAAGCTTAAATCAAACGTAGAAGAAGTACGTGCACGTGGTGGCATCATCTATGTATTCGCTGATAAAGACTCACACTTTGAGTCAGACGACACAATGCGTGTAATCAACGTAAACCACGTAGATGACGTAATTGCCCCTGTTGTATATACAATTCCACTACAGTTGCTGTCGTACTATGTAGCGGTCATTAAAGGCACTGACGTTGACCAGCCACGTAACTTAGCAAAATCGGTTACAGTTGAGTAA
- a CDS encoding thioredoxin fold domain-containing protein: MKKLLIALFAFTLSPSIVKAVEIDPQLQSALRSFKALTRLEIKGVSRTPTTGMFALYTNNGPMLINHTGQLLYSKDQSFHADVKGAITGKKHLEIRAEALSEINEDNVIVIKKGSGSKRVVVNTALDCPYCLKQEKLLAAQDNLDVTLLLVPSVLDKQNWPILEKVMCSADRAAAWHDYMLNQVVPQNSGKCYWSDNFSFLGQTIYTSTVLRTFGTPQMIYGDGKVQNFREETPLGLVPTFGKNQKNLFDSKSIKTAYFSDEVYKTKKKLFNW, translated from the coding sequence ATGAAGAAATTACTTATTGCACTATTTGCATTCACATTAAGCCCTAGCATTGTAAAAGCTGTAGAAATTGATCCTCAACTCCAATCAGCGCTACGCTCTTTTAAAGCGTTAACTCGATTAGAAATTAAAGGGGTTTCTCGAACACCCACAACAGGCATGTTCGCATTGTATACTAACAATGGTCCTATGCTGATTAACCACACAGGCCAATTACTTTATTCAAAAGACCAGTCATTTCATGCCGATGTTAAGGGCGCGATTACAGGAAAGAAGCACCTAGAAATCAGAGCTGAAGCTCTTTCAGAAATTAACGAAGATAATGTCATCGTCATTAAAAAAGGGAGCGGCTCAAAACGTGTCGTTGTAAACACCGCCCTAGATTGCCCTTACTGCTTGAAACAAGAAAAGTTACTTGCAGCACAAGATAATTTAGACGTCACACTGCTGTTAGTTCCATCTGTTTTGGATAAACAGAACTGGCCTATTTTAGAAAAGGTCATGTGCAGTGCTGATAGGGCCGCTGCTTGGCATGATTATATGCTGAACCAAGTTGTTCCACAAAACAGTGGTAAATGTTATTGGTCTGATAACTTTAGTTTTCTAGGTCAAACCATTTATACATCAACCGTCCTTCGAACATTTGGTACCCCGCAAATGATTTACGGAGACGGTAAGGTGCAAAATTTCAGAGAAGAAACTCCGTTAGGCTTAGTACCAACTTTTGGTAAAAATCAGAAAAATCTGTTTGACTCGAAGAGCATTAAAACGGCTTATTTTTCTGACGAAGTCTACAAGACTAAGAAGAAACTGTTCAATTGGTAA
- a CDS encoding exonuclease domain-containing protein, with protein MKLFDPSLRINLNRQNFELDEFIMIDVEASGLRHSSYPVEVAFASSTAAQANFLIKPTSEWLEKGEWDKNAEKLHGLSQQQLLQHGDNIVNVAQQLNKYLCGKLVLCNDLTYDGAWLSQLFKAANTSVTFHLMDLSALFDFWGEQKTKVFKEEYGKTLNTNEHRALPDAKRFVETYQAL; from the coding sequence ATGAAATTATTTGATCCGTCTTTACGTATTAATCTTAATCGCCAGAACTTTGAACTTGATGAATTTATCATGATTGACGTAGAGGCCTCTGGTTTGCGGCATTCGTCATACCCAGTGGAGGTCGCATTTGCGTCCTCTACTGCTGCACAGGCTAATTTTCTCATTAAACCTACCTCTGAGTGGTTAGAAAAAGGCGAGTGGGATAAAAATGCTGAGAAGCTACATGGTTTATCGCAACAGCAATTGCTACAACATGGTGACAATATTGTTAATGTCGCCCAGCAATTAAACAAATACCTGTGTGGGAAATTAGTGCTGTGTAATGATCTAACCTATGACGGGGCTTGGCTTTCCCAACTTTTTAAAGCAGCAAACACCTCAGTTACCTTTCATCTAATGGACTTAAGTGCCCTGTTCGATTTTTGGGGCGAACAAAAGACAAAGGTATTCAAAGAGGAATATGGCAAGACGCTTAATACCAATGAACACCGCGCGCTTCCTGATGCCAAACGTTTTGTTGAAACCTACCAGGCATTGTAA
- a CDS encoding AAA family ATPase, translated as MKYVNRNNQAIEVSTTELHFDELNTFPIEVITEVINYWMPTLTVAKAIKYADWQSVLNLFHYTQCLDQAFFTEIPPFELLECTPKESVLAQNIILKKLRQVQAVQLSKGNKDVKSKYVEEPSQISKLMLYPNEFLRDALTLLPECERGTLAPFIIRSENGDKCPLLLPFEEEPNSTKAQQALDNLVDKLERYLREPHHIGFEPVNRSNQAIIEYKFSQLVGCHPELLDVCCQEQPKNKLAKVLLPLEKQMREALYGFLSPELATAIKEELQKRESETFEKWQQRFKNKTKNEIKTFLDRTSEHAFLVAYKPLCLLEKIVQKKSESPEPTAEAIEVIEQPPYCFEQLENRSQDCIRYMVRNSTPSELLTAFYYSKDMLTLEPLFDVFPSMKRRFEVEYADFEQPTVEQSLSAQLQLGTLLDSFSVSGTYGQDSVNKADENVEAPTFIEEQESELQTIAIFDKNELEETATLRELTGEYGAELANEVLKKGPEKKIVLATESMLDELDLMKEQFPNFEEVIEELYICLKVSLLNASPIEFPVINLQSVPGCGKTEFVRTLAKRLKLEFFDLSIATCHSKADLIGGSSQFKSSTMGAVGKGVLLKTDTFNPIMFLDELCLAKSDGEWAITPSLLSLFDIEQRKNVKEQFLDLNFDCSGVLFFTTTNNYENLLPALKSRLTNFDIQPPSKADMKKICQNIYQSYLKEKKFHHHFEQQLSFDVTESLSLLTPREAKNTLISAIRKAFVRSADCSELAQVTLQDIAIRKGSVCEPQSVGFIH; from the coding sequence ATGAAATATGTAAACAGAAATAACCAAGCAATTGAGGTATCAACTACTGAACTACATTTTGACGAATTAAACACCTTTCCTATTGAAGTCATCACAGAAGTAATTAATTACTGGATGCCAACACTCACGGTGGCTAAGGCAATTAAATATGCTGATTGGCAATCAGTGTTAAATTTATTTCATTACACCCAGTGTTTAGACCAAGCATTTTTTACTGAAATTCCTCCCTTTGAATTATTGGAGTGCACACCAAAAGAGTCAGTTCTTGCCCAAAACATTATTCTAAAGAAGCTTCGCCAAGTACAAGCTGTACAATTGTCTAAAGGCAATAAAGACGTGAAATCAAAATACGTTGAAGAGCCGTCACAAATTTCTAAGTTAATGTTATATCCAAACGAATTTTTGCGAGACGCGTTAACATTGCTACCAGAATGTGAGCGCGGAACGTTAGCGCCTTTTATTATTCGAAGCGAAAACGGTGATAAATGCCCACTGTTACTACCTTTTGAAGAAGAGCCAAATTCTACAAAAGCTCAGCAAGCATTAGATAATTTAGTCGATAAATTAGAGCGTTACCTGAGAGAGCCTCATCATATTGGCTTTGAACCAGTAAATAGAAGCAACCAGGCGATCATCGAATATAAATTCTCGCAATTAGTGGGGTGTCACCCAGAACTGCTGGATGTCTGCTGCCAAGAGCAGCCTAAAAACAAACTCGCTAAAGTGTTGCTACCGCTTGAAAAGCAAATGAGAGAAGCTCTCTATGGATTTTTGTCACCTGAGTTAGCTACTGCCATTAAGGAAGAATTGCAAAAGCGAGAAAGTGAAACGTTTGAAAAATGGCAACAGCGCTTTAAAAATAAAACTAAAAACGAAATTAAGACATTCTTAGATAGAACAAGTGAACACGCATTTTTAGTCGCGTATAAGCCTTTATGTTTGTTAGAAAAAATCGTACAGAAAAAATCAGAGAGCCCTGAGCCTACCGCTGAAGCAATTGAAGTTATTGAACAACCGCCATATTGCTTTGAACAATTGGAAAACCGTTCGCAAGATTGCATTCGATATATGGTGCGCAACTCAACACCCAGTGAACTTTTAACCGCATTTTACTACAGTAAAGACATGCTCACTCTTGAACCGCTATTTGATGTATTTCCGTCGATGAAGCGTCGCTTTGAAGTTGAATATGCCGACTTCGAGCAACCCACAGTGGAGCAATCTTTAAGTGCACAACTCCAGCTAGGCACTTTATTAGACTCTTTTAGTGTATCTGGTACTTATGGACAGGATTCAGTAAATAAGGCCGATGAAAATGTAGAAGCCCCAACATTCATTGAAGAACAAGAATCAGAGCTACAAACCATTGCTATCTTCGATAAAAATGAACTGGAAGAAACTGCAACCCTTAGAGAACTGACAGGGGAATACGGCGCAGAATTAGCAAATGAGGTTCTGAAAAAAGGCCCAGAAAAAAAAATTGTTTTAGCCACTGAATCAATGCTTGATGAGCTTGATTTAATGAAAGAGCAGTTTCCAAATTTCGAAGAGGTAATTGAAGAGCTTTATATTTGTTTAAAAGTGTCATTGTTAAACGCATCGCCGATTGAATTTCCGGTTATCAATTTACAATCGGTGCCTGGCTGCGGAAAAACCGAGTTTGTCAGAACACTTGCTAAAAGACTGAAATTAGAATTCTTTGATCTCAGTATCGCGACATGTCATTCAAAGGCTGATTTGATTGGCGGCTCCAGCCAGTTCAAGTCAAGTACAATGGGCGCAGTAGGAAAGGGAGTACTGCTAAAAACAGACACCTTTAATCCGATTATGTTCTTAGATGAGCTCTGTCTGGCAAAATCGGATGGCGAGTGGGCGATTACACCAAGTTTATTGTCGTTGTTCGATATTGAGCAAAGAAAAAACGTTAAAGAACAGTTCTTAGATTTAAACTTTGATTGTTCAGGTGTGTTGTTTTTTACCACCACCAATAATTATGAGAATTTACTGCCAGCCCTGAAGAGTCGCTTAACCAATTTCGATATTCAGCCACCGTCCAAGGCTGACATGAAAAAGATTTGTCAGAACATTTACCAAAGTTATCTGAAAGAAAAAAAGTTTCATCACCATTTTGAACAACAGCTCAGTTTTGACGTGACTGAGTCACTAAGCTTGCTAACCCCGCGTGAAGCAAAAAATACATTAATTTCAGCAATCAGGAAGGCTTTTGTTCGTAGCGCAGATTGCAGTGAATTAGCGCAGGTAACCTTGCAAGATATTGCCATTCGCAAAGGCAGTGTTTGCGAGCCACAGTCGGTTGGTTTTATTCATTAA
- a CDS encoding 3'-5' exonuclease, whose product MDLNSLKKNYLVLDLEATCCDDDSFPTSEMEMIEIGALMVCGESLKPVGEFNIFIKPVRHPQLTEFCTKLTTIHQSDLDGAPTYKEAIAKFKAWMLQFDNFLWGSWGQYDQNQIWQDCNYHNEPYPIPAPHLNLKKQFSKAQKVRKHQGMAGALQLAGIPLEGRHHRGIDDARNIARLLPFVLGRKFISQ is encoded by the coding sequence TTGGATTTAAATAGTTTAAAAAAAAACTACTTAGTTTTGGACTTGGAAGCGACCTGCTGTGACGATGATTCGTTCCCTACATCTGAAATGGAAATGATTGAAATCGGTGCACTTATGGTTTGCGGAGAGTCCTTGAAACCAGTGGGTGAATTCAATATTTTCATCAAACCGGTAAGGCACCCGCAACTGACGGAATTTTGTACCAAGCTTACAACCATTCACCAATCAGATCTTGATGGAGCTCCTACATATAAAGAAGCAATTGCAAAGTTTAAAGCTTGGATGCTTCAGTTTGATAACTTCTTATGGGGAAGTTGGGGGCAATATGACCAAAACCAAATTTGGCAGGATTGTAATTATCACAATGAGCCATATCCGATCCCAGCCCCACACTTAAATCTGAAAAAACAATTCAGTAAAGCGCAGAAAGTGAGAAAGCACCAAGGAATGGCCGGTGCCCTGCAACTCGCTGGCATTCCTTTGGAAGGCAGGCACCATAGGGGGATCGACGATGCTAGAAACATCGCACGGTTATTACCTTTTGTCTTAGGTCGTAAATTTATTTCACAATAA